In the Kaistella sp. 97-N-M2 genome, one interval contains:
- a CDS encoding bifunctional 2-polyprenyl-6-hydroxyphenol methylase/3-demethylubiquinol 3-O-methyltransferase UbiG produces the protein MENYLDINRKLWNAKVDSHLKSDFYFVDEFLKGRTSLNSIELALLGDIKDKKILHLQCHFGQDSISLSRLGAKITGVDLSDKALEAAQDLAEKCGTDTQFVLSDIYDLPNVLHEKFDIVYTSYGVIGWLPDLEKWGRVIAHFLNPGGKLILVEFHPVVWMYDDDFTFVKYSYFNDEIISQTSDGTYADRTAEIAEEEISWNHPTADVLTGVLQANLEIRFFQEYNWSPYPCFRHTEEFEKGKYRLAPFGNKVPLVFSLVAQKK, from the coding sequence ATGGAAAATTATCTCGACATCAACCGGAAACTGTGGAATGCAAAAGTAGATTCCCACCTGAAATCTGATTTTTACTTCGTCGACGAATTTCTAAAAGGCAGAACTTCCCTAAATTCAATTGAACTCGCACTCTTAGGCGACATCAAAGACAAAAAAATACTGCATTTGCAATGTCATTTCGGGCAGGATTCTATTTCGCTGTCGCGTTTGGGTGCCAAAATTACGGGCGTCGATCTTTCCGACAAAGCCCTCGAAGCCGCGCAGGATTTAGCCGAAAAATGTGGAACCGATACCCAATTTGTTCTCTCCGATATTTATGATCTGCCCAATGTTCTCCACGAAAAATTCGATATCGTATATACTTCTTACGGCGTTATCGGTTGGCTACCGGATCTGGAAAAGTGGGGTCGCGTCATCGCGCATTTCCTGAATCCCGGCGGAAAACTCATTCTCGTGGAATTTCATCCCGTGGTCTGGATGTACGACGACGATTTTACTTTTGTTAAATACAGCTATTTTAACGACGAAATAATCTCCCAAACCAGCGACGGAACTTACGCCGACCGCACCGCCGAGATAGCCGAGGAAGAAATTAGCTGGAATCACCCCACCGCCGATGTTTTAACGGGCGTACTCCAGGCAAACCTCGAAATCAGGTTCTTTCAGGAATACAACTGGTCGCCGTATCCCTGCTTTCGCCACACCGAAGAATTCGAAAAAGGCAAATACCGCCTCGCGCCTTTCGGAAATAAAGTTCCGCTCGTATTTTCGCTCGTCGCACA
- a CDS encoding EamA family transporter, with the protein MWWIYALLSAFFAALTAIFAKVGVENVNSNLATAIRTVVVLIMIWMIVFFRNEYKAIGELSQKNWIFLTISGFATGLSWIFYFKALQMGEVSKVAGVDKLSLALTIIFAVVFLGESLSWKSAVGATLIIAGTLFLIGK; encoded by the coding sequence ATGTGGTGGATTTACGCTTTGCTTTCAGCTTTCTTTGCCGCGCTAACCGCGATTTTTGCAAAAGTTGGCGTGGAGAATGTCAACTCGAATTTAGCTACGGCTATTCGGACGGTGGTTGTTTTAATCATGATTTGGATGATTGTTTTCTTCCGAAATGAATACAAAGCGATCGGCGAATTGTCCCAAAAAAACTGGATTTTCCTCACCATCTCTGGATTTGCAACCGGACTTTCCTGGATCTTTTATTTTAAAGCTTTGCAAATGGGCGAAGTTTCCAAAGTCGCTGGCGTCGATAAACTCAGTCTGGCTTTAACCATCATTTTTGCGGTCGTATTTCTGGGTGAAAGTTTAAGTTGGAAAAGCGCGGTGGGTGCCACTTTAATCATCGCGGGAACCTTATTTTTAATCGGGAAATAA
- the hisS gene encoding histidine--tRNA ligase: protein MKPSLAKGTRDFSAEEVYRRKFITNILQQNFELFGFQPLETPSFENLSTLTGKYGEEGDRLIFKILNSGDYAAKTKDDDWTAKNSQKLISQISEKALRYDLTVPFARYVAMNHGQMTFPFKRYQIQPVWRADRPQKGRFREFYQCDADVVGSESLWQEVELVQLYLKSFSELKIPVTIHLNNRKILSGLAELAGISDQLIDFTVALDKLDKIGKEGVVKELLEKNISQASIDQLDFLFSQSDDALENVLQLKEKFKGNEVGTSGVEELEFVLTNSLELGIPPENLKFNITLARGLDYYTGAIFEVKANNVAMGSIGGGGRYDNLTEVFGVKNIPGIGISFGLDRIYLVMEELGLFPEDSVKTVHYLFANYGETESLAAMKVIAQLRAKGISAELYPESAKLKKQFTYAEKKGIPNLVFYGEQEISEGKITVKDLKTGEQIIQTTEEFLG from the coding sequence ATGAAGCCCAGTTTAGCCAAAGGAACGCGAGATTTTTCCGCGGAAGAAGTTTACCGCAGAAAGTTTATCACGAATATTTTACAGCAGAATTTTGAACTTTTTGGTTTCCAGCCTTTGGAAACGCCGAGTTTCGAAAATCTTTCAACATTAACGGGAAAGTACGGCGAAGAAGGCGATCGCTTGATATTTAAAATTCTAAATTCGGGGGATTACGCTGCCAAAACAAAAGACGATGACTGGACCGCTAAAAATTCGCAGAAACTCATCTCGCAGATTTCTGAAAAAGCCCTTCGTTACGATTTAACCGTGCCTTTCGCAAGATATGTTGCAATGAATCACGGACAAATGACTTTCCCTTTCAAACGCTATCAGATTCAGCCCGTTTGGCGCGCCGACCGCCCACAGAAAGGGCGTTTCCGCGAGTTCTACCAATGCGACGCCGATGTGGTGGGCAGCGAAAGTTTGTGGCAGGAAGTAGAGTTGGTGCAGTTGTATTTAAAATCTTTTTCAGAATTAAAAATTCCCGTCACGATTCATTTGAACAACCGAAAAATTCTTTCCGGCCTGGCAGAATTAGCGGGGATTTCAGACCAACTGATCGATTTTACGGTTGCGCTGGACAAGCTCGACAAAATTGGAAAAGAAGGCGTAGTAAAAGAATTATTGGAAAAAAATATTTCCCAAGCTTCGATTGATCAGTTGGATTTCCTTTTCTCTCAAAGCGACGACGCTCTCGAAAACGTATTGCAGCTGAAAGAAAAATTCAAAGGAAACGAAGTCGGAACGAGCGGCGTAGAAGAGCTGGAGTTTGTTTTAACCAATAGTCTGGAACTCGGAATTCCGCCGGAAAATTTAAAATTCAATATTACTTTAGCCCGCGGTTTAGATTATTATACGGGCGCTATTTTCGAAGTCAAAGCCAACAACGTTGCCATGGGTTCCATCGGTGGTGGCGGACGTTACGACAATTTAACCGAAGTTTTCGGCGTGAAAAACATTCCTGGAATAGGCATTTCTTTCGGTTTGGACCGGATTTATCTCGTCATGGAAGAGCTCGGTTTGTTTCCGGAAGATTCCGTAAAAACTGTGCACTATCTTTTCGCGAATTACGGCGAAACCGAATCTCTCGCCGCTATGAAAGTCATTGCTCAGCTGCGGGCAAAAGGAATTTCGGCAGAACTGTATCCCGAATCAGCAAAATTGAAAAAGCAGTTTACGTACGCTGAAAAGAAAGGAATTCCGAACTTAGTTTTCTATGGTGAACAGGAAATTTCCGAGGGAAAAATTACGGTTAAAGATTTGAAAACGGGTGAACAGATTATTCAGACAACTGAAGAGTTTCTTGGCTAA
- a CDS encoding GNAT family N-acetyltransferase: MEIIIRKIKKSDNPTLARIIRSCFHDFEVPTAGTVYEDPTTDMLFELFNTDKAALFVAEANGSLCGCCGIFPTEGLPEECAELVKFYIHKDFREQGLGKKLMEASIDFAKSAGYKSIYIESLPEFSTAVSIYERQGFRYLKKALGNSGHSGCNLWMIKHL, from the coding sequence ATGGAAATCATCATTAGAAAAATAAAAAAGTCTGATAACCCAACTTTAGCACGCATTATTCGCAGTTGCTTTCATGATTTTGAGGTTCCCACGGCCGGAACGGTTTACGAAGATCCTACAACAGATATGCTGTTCGAATTATTTAACACCGATAAAGCGGCGCTTTTCGTCGCGGAAGCGAACGGCAGTTTATGCGGCTGCTGTGGCATTTTTCCCACGGAAGGCTTGCCCGAGGAGTGCGCAGAACTCGTGAAGTTTTATATTCATAAAGATTTTCGTGAACAAGGTTTGGGCAAAAAACTCATGGAAGCCAGTATTGATTTTGCAAAAAGTGCCGGCTACAAATCCATTTATATCGAAAGTCTGCCCGAATTTTCTACGGCCGTTTCCATTTATGAAAGGCAGGGTTTCCGGTATCTAAAAAAAGCCCTCGGCAATTCGGGGCACAGTGGCTGCAACCTGTGGATGATCAAGCATCTTTAG
- a CDS encoding HRDC domain-containing protein: MKTQIFKIRLAEEFIHADQKLLDRFLQENNILKYETAFVKDEENYWSVILYYEELKVQVNEAKPEKYSAEQEQLNPDEIKILDCLKLWRTEKAKEKSLPVYLIATNKELLSIAKYKPIKKEELLDIKGFGKYKIENYGEEIIEILEMA; encoded by the coding sequence ATGAAAACACAAATATTTAAAATACGCCTTGCGGAGGAATTTATCCACGCGGATCAAAAGCTGCTCGACCGGTTTTTGCAGGAAAATAACATCCTGAAATACGAAACTGCTTTCGTAAAAGACGAAGAAAATTACTGGTCCGTCATCCTTTATTACGAGGAATTAAAAGTGCAGGTCAACGAAGCAAAACCTGAAAAATACAGCGCCGAACAGGAGCAGTTGAACCCTGATGAAATAAAAATTCTAGATTGTCTGAAATTGTGGCGCACGGAAAAAGCCAAAGAAAAAAGCCTGCCCGTTTATTTGATCGCGACGAATAAAGAATTGCTCTCCATTGCGAAATACAAACCGATTAAGAAAGAAGAGCTGCTGGACATCAAAGGTTTCGGCAAATATAAAATCGAAAACTACGGCGAGGAGATTATTGAAATCTTGGAAATGGCGTAG
- a CDS encoding single-stranded DNA-binding protein, whose product MSLRNKVTLIGRTGKEVEIVKFDNGKLAKVSLATTDHYTNALGEKVEETQWHNLVVNGKLADIMEKYVEKGKEIAVEGKIVYRNYEDKEGVKRFTTDIRVDQLVLLSGK is encoded by the coding sequence ATGTCACTTAGAAACAAAGTTACCCTTATCGGTAGAACAGGAAAAGAGGTCGAAATCGTGAAATTCGACAACGGAAAATTAGCCAAAGTAAGCTTGGCAACCACCGATCATTACACCAATGCACTCGGCGAAAAAGTGGAGGAAACGCAATGGCACAACCTGGTAGTGAACGGAAAACTGGCCGACATTATGGAGAAATATGTCGAAAAAGGCAAAGAGATTGCCGTGGAAGGCAAAATTGTATACCGCAATTACGAAGATAAGGAAGGCGTGAAGCGCTTTACCACCGATATTCGGGTAGATCAGCTCGTGCTTTTGAGCGGGAAATAA
- a CDS encoding IS91 family transposase, translated as METRSKGGSVADVLRKINLSAQNFTVHQEKTLRALSYCRTAALGGHIDACDGCGNLSISYNSCRNRHCPQCQGHKREEWIQKREQELLPCSYYHLVFTLPEELNGLAISQPALLYKTLFEAAWATLNQFGKTEQIQLGMIAILHTWGQNLSLHPHLHCIVPGGGIDHNGKWKKKVRTDKYLFCVKAMSKVFRAKFVALLRASGIKDQDLMDKLFTKNWVVYAKRPFGGPKQVIEYLGRYTHKVAISNHRIKEVTDKEVRFGYKDYRKEGQKKEMTLSNTEFVRRFSLHILPRRFVRIRHYGILSSSWKRGKLQDLQSDLKIQITEVKPKTLLKKCRCCKEGNLITIALFGQRGPPQDFLAVFNASSAK; from the coding sequence ATGGAAACCCGAAGTAAAGGCGGAAGTGTAGCTGATGTTCTTCGCAAAATCAATTTGTCGGCGCAAAACTTTACGGTTCATCAAGAAAAAACACTTCGCGCTTTGTCGTATTGCCGGACTGCTGCTTTGGGTGGGCATATCGATGCGTGTGATGGTTGTGGAAATCTTTCGATTAGTTACAACTCGTGTCGTAATCGGCATTGTCCGCAATGTCAAGGTCATAAAAGAGAAGAATGGATCCAGAAACGCGAGCAGGAATTATTGCCGTGCAGTTATTATCACTTGGTTTTTACTTTGCCCGAAGAACTCAATGGTTTGGCGATCTCTCAACCGGCATTGTTGTATAAAACCTTATTTGAAGCAGCGTGGGCAACATTAAATCAGTTTGGTAAAACAGAACAGATCCAGTTGGGAATGATTGCGATTTTGCATACTTGGGGACAGAATTTAAGTCTTCATCCGCATTTGCACTGCATTGTTCCGGGTGGTGGAATTGACCACAATGGCAAATGGAAAAAGAAAGTAAGAACCGATAAATATCTCTTCTGTGTAAAAGCGATGAGCAAAGTTTTTCGGGCAAAGTTCGTGGCTTTATTAAGAGCTTCCGGAATTAAAGACCAGGATTTAATGGACAAACTCTTCACCAAAAACTGGGTGGTTTATGCGAAAAGACCTTTTGGTGGTCCGAAACAAGTGATCGAATATTTAGGAAGATATACTCACAAAGTTGCCATCAGCAATCACCGCATCAAAGAAGTTACGGATAAAGAAGTTCGTTTTGGGTACAAAGATTATCGCAAAGAAGGTCAGAAAAAGGAAATGACTTTATCGAATACTGAATTTGTGCGCAGATTTAGTCTTCATATTTTGCCTCGAAGGTTTGTGAGAATACGGCATTACGGGATTTTAAGCAGCTCCTGGAAACGTGGAAAACTTCAGGATTTACAATCAGATTTAAAAATCCAAATTACAGAAGTAAAACCGAAAACTTTGCTTAAAAAATGTCGGTGTTGCAAGGAAGGAAACTTAATAACCATAGCGCTTTTCGGACAGCGTGGCCCACCTCAGGATTTTCTTGCCGTTTTTAATGCCTCGTCTGCAAAATAA
- a CDS encoding tyrosine-type recombinase/integrase: MNRASSEVNGFSELIQRFERNISIQGKSPRTFDNYSRHVAAVALYFGKIPTELDPEDIKDYLFELQQRSKTPSQTYFKHTVYGLRFLLKAEGLPYSFLHLPAIPKVKKLPTILSRQEVWRMLQTAQLLKHKLLIGLIYGCGLRCMEVRNIELHHLDFDRQMLHVVQGKGQKDRYVPLSEHLIRGLKIFISVENPTQYLFNGNQNRNIEEIDTSTTHTKDFDSRYSQRGVQWVIKTVSKKAGITKVVHTHTLRHSFATHLLEDGVSIIMVQKLLGHERIESTMEYLHVCQLSDQKPHSPLDTVFALCSKNGNPK, from the coding sequence TTGAATCGTGCTTCAAGCGAAGTTAATGGTTTTTCGGAACTGATACAACGTTTTGAAAGAAATATTTCAATCCAGGGAAAAAGTCCCAGAACCTTTGATAATTACTCCAGGCATGTTGCCGCCGTAGCGCTTTACTTCGGTAAAATCCCTACCGAATTGGATCCGGAAGACATCAAAGATTATCTCTTCGAACTTCAACAACGCAGCAAAACACCTTCCCAAACTTACTTTAAACACACGGTTTATGGACTGCGGTTTCTTCTGAAAGCCGAAGGTTTACCCTATAGTTTTCTACACCTTCCCGCCATTCCAAAAGTCAAAAAACTGCCCACTATTTTAAGCCGTCAGGAAGTTTGGCGGATGCTTCAAACGGCGCAATTGCTGAAACACAAACTGCTCATCGGTTTGATTTACGGGTGCGGACTTCGATGTATGGAAGTAAGAAATATTGAACTTCATCACCTTGATTTTGACCGCCAAATGCTGCATGTTGTTCAGGGTAAAGGTCAAAAAGACCGTTATGTTCCATTATCCGAGCATTTAATTCGGGGACTGAAAATCTTTATTTCAGTGGAAAATCCGACTCAATATTTATTCAATGGAAATCAAAATAGAAATATTGAAGAGATTGATACTTCCACAACGCACACCAAAGATTTTGATTCCAGATACAGTCAAAGAGGCGTTCAATGGGTCATCAAAACGGTGAGTAAAAAAGCCGGAATCACCAAAGTTGTTCATACGCACACTTTGCGACACAGCTTTGCCACGCATCTGTTGGAAGATGGAGTTTCGATCATTATGGTTCAGAAACTTCTGGGACATGAAAGAATTGAATCGACCATGGAATATCTTCATGTCTGTCAGTTATCGGATCAAAAACCGCACAGCCCTTTGGATACCGTTTTCGCTTTATGCAGTAAAAATGGAAACCCGAAGTAA
- a CDS encoding energy transducer TonB, producing the protein MKGKTLTIKKIILVTLILSFSFCFSQIEEIKKIDSVYDVKTAQIPVKNKTSQKYWKVATEINTQRISEYDKILKDAYENDSKEFPEFKSQEEDKIIEYKNGGIGRFRNDMSNNIDLFEHPFLPNLVGMTLKSELKFVIDENGKIKNVEAVGENDAFNTLCKIALYKTEGNWIPAQKDGKNIKSSFKFPIVTQI; encoded by the coding sequence ATGAAAGGAAAGACTCTGACAATAAAAAAAATCATATTAGTAACTCTAATTTTATCGTTTTCATTTTGCTTTTCGCAAATTGAAGAAATCAAAAAAATTGATAGTGTTTACGACGTAAAAACTGCACAAATTCCTGTAAAAAATAAAACTTCACAAAAATATTGGAAAGTTGCGACGGAAATTAATACGCAAAGAATTTCAGAGTATGATAAAATATTGAAAGATGCTTATGAAAATGATTCAAAAGAATTTCCTGAATTTAAATCACAAGAAGAAGATAAAATAATTGAGTATAAAAATGGAGGAATTGGCAGATTTAGAAACGACATGTCTAATAACATCGACTTATTTGAGCATCCTTTTCTTCCAAATTTAGTTGGAATGACATTAAAATCTGAACTTAAATTTGTTATTGACGAAAACGGTAAAATCAAAAATGTCGAAGCAGTTGGTGAAAATGATGCTTTCAACACATTATGCAAAATCGCACTTTATAAAACTGAAGGAAATTGGATTCCGGCACAAAAAGATGGAAAAAATATTAAATCAAGTTTTAAATTTCCTATTGTAACCCAAATATAA
- a CDS encoding restriction endonuclease produces MILTTKQPQDWKDLQKKVSEILQQCGFKVEKELTTETVRGKVELDVYAEENIKGRKYSIVCECKYWKSNIPQTVIHGFRTVVNDLGCNVGYVITTSDFQSGSVTATENTNVELLTWENFQALFFESWYESYFSPQIAKRLDPILTYSEPILPKWFDKMNEVDKDAYFNLKDKYDLFGWIVMSFTPYARMLTKDTIPPLPLLDRVKENKEVIERIPIEILEETGIMSF; encoded by the coding sequence ATGATACTAACGACTAAACAACCACAAGACTGGAAAGATTTACAGAAAAAGGTATCAGAGATTTTGCAACAGTGTGGTTTCAAAGTAGAAAAAGAGTTGACAACTGAGACAGTTAGAGGCAAAGTCGAATTAGATGTTTACGCAGAAGAAAATATTAAAGGAAGAAAATATTCTATTGTCTGTGAATGCAAGTACTGGAAATCAAATATTCCACAAACCGTAATTCACGGTTTTAGGACAGTTGTTAATGATTTGGGATGCAATGTAGGTTATGTTATTACTACCAGTGATTTTCAATCTGGCTCAGTTACTGCTACCGAAAATACAAATGTCGAACTCCTGACGTGGGAGAATTTTCAAGCACTTTTTTTTGAGAGTTGGTACGAATCATATTTTTCACCACAAATTGCCAAACGACTTGACCCAATTCTTACTTACAGCGAGCCAATTTTGCCAAAATGGTTTGATAAAATGAATGAAGTTGACAAGGATGCATATTTTAATTTAAAGGATAAATACGATTTGTTCGGTTGGATAGTTATGAGTTTTACACCATACGCACGAATGTTGACTAAAGACACAATTCCACCACTTCCTCTTCTTGACAGAGTTAAGGAAAACAAAGAAGTGATAGAGAGAATTCCAATTGAAATTTTAGAAGAAACTGGTATAATGAGTTTTTAG
- a CDS encoding SgcJ/EcaC family oxidoreductase, producing MRSLYKKLLESWNNNLSSDFANLFLEDGNAVGFDGSQMMGRQQINNALNQIFANHKVASYVGIIREIRSLAPNIFILRAVAGMVPPGKKEIIPERNAIQTLIVTKELEEYCIALYQNTPATFDGRPELRKQLTEELQELFNSGNTIK from the coding sequence ATTCGTTCTCTCTATAAAAAATTATTAGAGAGTTGGAATAATAATCTTTCAAGTGATTTTGCTAACCTTTTTTTAGAGGATGGAAATGCAGTTGGATTTGACGGCAGCCAGATGATGGGCAGGCAACAAATTAATAATGCGCTTAATCAAATTTTCGCTAATCATAAAGTCGCTTCGTATGTTGGTATTATAAGAGAAATCCGGTCTCTTGCTCCCAATATTTTTATTCTGCGGGCGGTTGCAGGAATGGTTCCTCCTGGCAAAAAGGAGATTATTCCCGAAAGAAATGCCATTCAAACATTAATTGTCACTAAGGAATTAGAGGAATATTGCATTGCGCTTTATCAAAACACACCTGCCACTTTTGATGGAAGACCAGAACTACGCAAACAACTGACAGAAGAGCTTCAGGAACTTTTTAACAGCGGAAATACAATAAAATAA
- a CDS encoding NAD(P)/FAD-dependent oxidoreductase: MKNKRIGIIGAGPSGLAQIRAFEALKDQGYAMPEIICFEKQENWGGMWNYSWRTGVGKYGEPLHGSMYKYLWSNGPKECLEFSDYSFDEHFKKPISSYPPRPVLFDYIQGRIKKSNARDYIRFDTTVRWVSYDEDTKKFNIILDDLKIDKTYSEELDYLVVASGHFSTPNMPYFKGIENFPGTVMHAHDFRGADQFKDRNILLIGSSYSAEDIGVQCYKHGAESVTLSYRSNPIGIDWPDGIKELPLVTHFDGDTAFFKDGTTQKYEAVIMCTGYQHKFPFLPDELRLKTKNNLYPNQLYKGIFFNQLPQLIYLGMQDQYYTFNMFDAQAWVARDFMMDRLKLPTEAERSVDMDKWLKKNDALETSIDNVDFQSDYIKDLVALSDYPHFSVDKVAQMLKEWLQDKEENILTYRDKTYQSVVTGTMAAQHHTDWMDEMNDTKERYLYEAEAEEMIPEKI; the protein is encoded by the coding sequence ATGAAAAACAAACGAATCGGTATTATTGGTGCGGGACCCAGCGGTTTGGCACAAATCCGTGCGTTTGAAGCCCTCAAAGATCAAGGTTACGCCATGCCCGAAATCATCTGTTTCGAGAAGCAGGAAAACTGGGGCGGAATGTGGAACTATTCCTGGCGAACAGGCGTCGGAAAATACGGCGAACCGCTACACGGCAGCATGTACAAGTACCTTTGGTCTAACGGTCCGAAAGAATGTCTGGAGTTTTCCGATTATTCTTTTGACGAGCATTTCAAGAAACCTATTTCGTCTTATCCGCCACGCCCGGTGTTGTTCGATTATATTCAGGGACGCATCAAAAAAAGCAACGCGCGGGATTACATCCGCTTCGATACGACCGTAAGATGGGTGAGTTATGATGAAGACACGAAAAAATTCAACATTATTCTCGACGATCTTAAAATTGATAAAACCTACTCCGAAGAACTCGATTATTTGGTGGTCGCTTCGGGACATTTTTCCACACCCAATATGCCTTATTTCAAAGGCATCGAAAATTTCCCCGGGACGGTGATGCACGCGCACGATTTCCGCGGCGCCGACCAGTTTAAAGACCGAAATATATTGCTGATCGGCAGCAGCTATTCTGCGGAAGACATCGGCGTTCAGTGTTACAAGCACGGCGCAGAATCTGTAACGCTGAGTTACCGAAGCAATCCCATCGGCATCGACTGGCCTGACGGAATTAAAGAACTTCCTTTGGTCACCCATTTCGACGGCGACACGGCCTTCTTTAAAGACGGCACCACTCAAAAATACGAGGCCGTAATTATGTGTACGGGCTATCAACACAAATTTCCGTTTTTACCCGACGAGCTACGCTTAAAAACAAAAAACAACCTTTATCCCAATCAGTTGTATAAAGGCATCTTTTTCAATCAGTTGCCCCAACTTATTTATCTGGGAATGCAGGATCAGTATTACACATTCAATATGTTCGATGCGCAGGCCTGGGTGGCACGTGATTTTATGATGGACCGTTTAAAACTTCCCACAGAAGCAGAAAGAAGTGTGGATATGGACAAATGGCTGAAGAAAAACGATGCGCTCGAAACGAGTATCGACAACGTGGATTTCCAGTCCGATTATATTAAAGATCTGGTCGCACTCTCCGACTACCCGCATTTTAGTGTGGATAAAGTGGCACAGATGCTGAAGGAATGGCTTCAGGACAAAGAAGAAAACATCCTCACCTACCGCGACAAAACTTACCAAAGTGTAGTTACCGGAACCATGGCCGCGCAACATCACACCGATTGGATGGACGAAATGAACGACACAAAAGAACGCTATTTATACGAAGCTGAGGCGGAAGAAATGATCCCCGAGAAAATTTAA
- a CDS encoding Gfo/Idh/MocA family oxidoreductase — MQLVKVGLCAFGMSGKVFHAPFLKEHPGFFMTAVVERSKNESHSDYPESRIYRSVEEMLQQADIEVVVVNTPVQTHFEYAKIALEAGKNVIVEKPFTINVQEAQDLVSLAQKKNLFLSVYQNRRFDRDYLQVEKILSEGKLGTIKEVEIRFDRYRTEPSTKDHKENPNLHGSGALHDLGAHLIDQATQLFGFPDRLFADIFSMKGPEFANDYFEILLFYRNEMRLRLKSSVFTKEAHYAYILQGEKGSFLQERSDRQEEELVGGAIPTFNENWTKPLEEKDGILNYVSKNSDSERILTLSEPGNYMDYYQNIYDHIVFGAALPSPGEEIIKNMQIIEASLQSSEKGKIVDLAHY; from the coding sequence ATGCAACTTGTAAAAGTCGGTCTTTGTGCTTTTGGAATGAGCGGAAAAGTTTTTCATGCGCCTTTTTTAAAAGAGCATCCAGGATTTTTCATGACAGCAGTCGTAGAAAGATCCAAGAACGAATCCCACTCAGATTATCCCGAAAGCCGAATTTATCGATCTGTTGAAGAAATGCTTCAGCAGGCTGATATTGAAGTCGTTGTCGTGAACACGCCCGTTCAAACTCATTTTGAGTATGCTAAAATAGCTTTGGAAGCCGGCAAAAACGTCATCGTCGAAAAGCCTTTTACCATAAATGTTCAGGAAGCCCAAGATCTGGTATCATTAGCACAGAAAAAAAACCTTTTCCTCAGCGTTTATCAAAACCGCCGCTTCGACCGCGATTATCTGCAGGTTGAAAAAATCTTGTCGGAAGGGAAATTGGGAACCATCAAAGAAGTGGAGATCCGCTTCGACCGATACCGCACGGAACCGAGCACAAAAGACCATAAAGAAAATCCAAACCTGCATGGCTCGGGTGCGCTGCACGATTTGGGCGCTCATCTTATCGATCAGGCCACGCAACTTTTTGGTTTTCCCGACAGATTGTTCGCCGATATTTTTTCCATGAAAGGTCCGGAATTCGCGAACGATTATTTTGAAATTCTATTATTTTACAGGAACGAAATGCGCCTGCGGTTAAAATCGTCCGTTTTTACCAAAGAAGCCCATTATGCCTATATTTTGCAGGGCGAAAAAGGCAGTTTTCTGCAGGAAAGATCGGATCGTCAGGAGGAAGAACTAGTAGGCGGCGCGATCCCGACCTTCAATGAGAACTGGACGAAACCTTTGGAAGAGAAAGATGGAATTCTAAATTATGTAAGTAAAAATTCAGACTCAGAACGGATTCTCACGTTAAGCGAACCCGGCAATTACATGGATTATTACCAGAACATTTACGACCATATCGTTTTCGGCGCTGCCTTACCTTCGCCCGGTGAAGAGATTATTAAAAATATGCAGATTATAGAAGCTTCACTGCAAAGTTCAGAAAAAGGAAAAATTGTGGATTTGGCTCATTATTAA